A genomic window from Oceanobacillus timonensis includes:
- the minD gene encoding septum site-determining protein MinD, with protein MGEAIVITSGKGGVGKTTTSANIGTALALMDKKVCLIDTDIGLRNLDVIMGLENRIIYDIVDVIQGRCKLQQALIKDKRFDYLSLLPAAQTSDKTSVTSDGMKEIMTELKQEYDYIIIDCPAGIEQGFQNAIAGADRAIVVTTPENSSVRDADRIIGLIEKEDMIEPPRLVINRIRNHMMKNGDMLDVDDIVQLLAIDLIGIVADDEEMIKASNKGEPIALHPNFKASISYRNIARRILGETVPLQPLEEEKSFMQKVKAFFKI; from the coding sequence ATGGGTGAAGCGATTGTCATCACATCGGGGAAAGGCGGCGTTGGTAAAACAACCACATCTGCAAATATTGGTACAGCTCTGGCTCTAATGGACAAAAAAGTTTGTTTAATTGATACAGATATCGGCCTTCGTAACCTCGACGTCATAATGGGACTCGAAAATCGGATCATTTATGATATTGTTGATGTCATTCAAGGACGTTGCAAACTGCAGCAAGCTTTAATCAAAGATAAACGTTTTGATTATCTTTCCTTGCTTCCAGCTGCGCAAACAAGTGATAAGACATCCGTAACCTCTGATGGTATGAAGGAAATTATGACAGAATTAAAACAAGAATATGATTATATCATTATTGATTGTCCAGCCGGGATTGAACAAGGTTTTCAAAACGCCATTGCCGGCGCTGACAGAGCAATAGTTGTAACAACACCTGAAAATTCAAGTGTGCGGGATGCGGATCGGATTATCGGACTGATTGAAAAAGAAGATATGATAGAACCGCCAAGATTGGTTATTAACAGAATTCGCAATCATATGATGAAAAACGGTGATATGCTTGATGTGGACGATATTGTTCAGCTGCTGGCGATTGATTTAATCGGAATAGTAGCGGATGATGAAGAAATGATTAAAGCTTCTAATAAAGGGGAGCCGATTGCGTTGCATCCGAATTTTAAAGCATCGATCAGCTATCGAAATATAGCAAGAAGAATCTTAGGCGAAACCGTTCCGCTGCAGCCGCTCGAAGAAGAAAAAAGTTTTATGCAAAAGGTAAAAGCATTCTTTAAAATATAA
- a CDS encoding M50 family metallopeptidase — MLINSLKTALQLIHVHPILWIFIVISFLTGSFTELAIIFSIVLLHELGHYIAATAFKWRISAIILWAFGGVMKTDEHGTRPVREEAIVILAGPFVQVLIYGLLYGISSFGIIPEYYYALIFYYNTIILLFNLLPIWPLDGGKLIFLVLTTFLTFKKAFYATIIASLAICAVIILTQILFFPFTLSSFLIWLFLIHENRKEWKYRFYVFIRFLLKRYEGGHFVRAIKPIYASSQDSFLDVLARFHREKKHTIYIEYPDKERVSVEDNECLAFYFNERPYRKTIGESFTGY, encoded by the coding sequence TTGTTGATCAACAGCCTTAAAACTGCATTGCAACTTATTCATGTACATCCTATTTTATGGATATTTATTGTCATTTCTTTTTTAACAGGATCATTTACTGAACTGGCGATTATTTTCAGTATTGTCCTTCTTCATGAATTAGGACATTATATTGCTGCTACTGCTTTTAAATGGAGAATTTCCGCTATTATTCTTTGGGCATTTGGCGGAGTTATGAAAACAGATGAACATGGCACACGTCCTGTACGTGAAGAAGCAATTGTTATACTGGCAGGTCCTTTTGTACAAGTTTTAATATATGGTTTGCTTTATGGCATATCTTCCTTTGGTATAATTCCGGAATATTATTATGCATTGATTTTCTACTATAATACCATTATTCTACTGTTTAACCTGCTGCCCATTTGGCCGTTGGATGGCGGAAAACTCATTTTTCTGGTTTTAACTACTTTCTTAACCTTTAAAAAAGCTTTTTACGCAACGATTATTGCCTCATTGGCAATTTGCGCCGTCATTATTTTGACCCAGATTCTATTCTTTCCATTTACGCTGAGCAGTTTTCTTATCTGGCTTTTTTTAATACATGAAAATCGGAAAGAGTGGAAATATCGGTTTTATGTTTTTATCCGCTTTCTTTTAAAGAGATACGAAGGCGGTCATTTTGTACGAGCTATTAAACCAATCTATGCATCATCTCAAGATAGCTTTTTAGACGTGTTAGCCCGGTTTCATCGTGAAAAAAAACATACCATTTATATCGAATACCCGGACAAAGAACGGGTTTCTGTGGAGGATAATGAATGTTTAGCATTTTACTTTAATGAAAGACCTTATCGAAAAACGATTGGAGAATCTTTTACTGGATATTAA
- a CDS encoding M23 family metallopeptidase yields the protein MDKNIKKIRKTIEMRQKAKGLNQKKQYQQDNYLQSNVLPDTEESHGFYHSVSASHTSTAIPENNSRMTSIAVKALLSVSLFLGTAFVTEIDKPFMTQPKEWITSTLTNQFPFAKVNAWYSEAFGTPLSFRPDPAAEEVTTNGDSLPVNGAISESFHENGQGIYIDAEGEENVAAVQEGIVVFAGNDRSTDKTVKIQHADGTTTQYGFLDSIDVHLYQHISNGQVLGTPGTENDSTSVFFSIEQENQYIDPEQVILVDQQP from the coding sequence ATGGATAAAAACATTAAAAAAATCCGTAAAACCATTGAAATGCGGCAAAAAGCAAAAGGGTTAAACCAGAAAAAACAATACCAGCAAGATAATTATTTGCAAAGTAATGTATTACCGGATACGGAAGAATCGCATGGATTTTATCATTCTGTGTCCGCCAGCCATACAAGTACAGCAATTCCTGAAAATAATTCTCGCATGACGAGCATTGCTGTGAAAGCTTTATTGTCTGTTTCCCTTTTTCTTGGGACAGCGTTCGTTACTGAAATTGATAAACCTTTCATGACCCAGCCCAAAGAATGGATAACTTCCACTTTAACAAACCAGTTTCCTTTTGCAAAAGTAAATGCATGGTATTCGGAAGCGTTTGGTACACCTTTGTCTTTCCGGCCTGACCCGGCAGCAGAAGAGGTTACTACAAATGGAGATTCCCTTCCTGTTAACGGGGCAATATCCGAATCCTTCCATGAAAATGGTCAAGGTATTTATATTGACGCAGAAGGAGAAGAAAATGTAGCAGCTGTCCAGGAAGGAATTGTTGTATTCGCTGGTAATGATCGTTCCACTGATAAAACAGTTAAAATTCAGCATGCGGATGGAACGACAACACAGTACGGCTTTTTAGATTCTATAGATGTCCATTTATATCAGCATATTTCTAATGGCCAAGTCCTTGGAACTCCAGGAACGGAAAATGACAGTACTTCTGTTTTTTTCTCCATTGAGCAGGAAAACCAATACATTGATCCTGAGCAGGTGATTCTTGTTGATCAACAGCCTTAA
- the rplU gene encoding 50S ribosomal protein L21 — MYAIIETGGKQVKVTEGQEVYIEKVDNGVDDTVTFEKVLFVGGDDVKVGAPYVDGASVTAKVEKHGRQKKIDVVKFKPKKNYHRKQGHRQPYTKLVIDKINL; from the coding sequence ATGTACGCAATTATTGAAACTGGTGGTAAACAAGTTAAAGTAACGGAAGGACAAGAAGTCTACATTGAGAAAGTGGACAACGGAGTAGATGACACAGTAACTTTCGAAAAAGTCCTATTCGTTGGCGGAGACGATGTGAAAGTTGGTGCTCCATACGTTGATGGTGCATCTGTAACAGCAAAGGTTGAAAAACATGGCCGTCAAAAGAAAATTGATGTTGTGAAGTTCAAGCCTAAAAAGAACTACCATCGTAAACAAGGTCATCGTCAACCTTATACGAAGCTTGTTATCGACAAAATCAACTTATAA
- a CDS encoding ribosomal-processing cysteine protease Prp — MIQITVFQSDNHVTAFEVTGHAESGPYGYDLVCAGVSAVTFGAVNAMMKLCETDLDIDQGADGSGYLAVKLPPNISSDKLEKMQWLVKGMIVSLETIEESYGEHVQLKFS; from the coding sequence ATGATTCAAATAACTGTTTTTCAATCAGATAATCACGTTACAGCATTTGAAGTCACTGGACATGCAGAGAGTGGTCCTTATGGATATGATCTTGTTTGTGCAGGTGTTTCAGCTGTAACATTTGGTGCTGTGAATGCAATGATGAAGCTATGTGAGACAGACCTCGATATTGATCAGGGAGCCGATGGCAGTGGTTATCTTGCTGTGAAGCTCCCACCGAATATAAGCTCTGATAAACTTGAAAAGATGCAATGGCTGGTTAAAGGAATGATTGTTTCTTTAGAAACCATTGAAGAGAGTTATGGCGAGCATGTTCAACTGAAATTTTCATAA
- the rpmA gene encoding 50S ribosomal protein L27 yields MLRLDLQFFSQKKGAGSTKNGRDSESKRLGSKRADGQFVTGGSILYRQRGTKVYPGENVGRGGDDTLFAKTDGVVKFERFGRDRKKVSVYPEAKEA; encoded by the coding sequence ATGTTACGTCTTGATTTACAATTTTTCTCACAAAAAAAAGGTGCAGGTAGCACTAAAAACGGTCGTGATTCAGAATCAAAACGACTTGGTTCAAAACGTGCCGATGGTCAGTTTGTAACTGGTGGTTCTATCCTTTACCGTCAACGCGGTACAAAAGTTTATCCAGGTGAAAACGTTGGCCGTGGCGGAGATGATACACTTTTCGCTAAAACCGATGGTGTAGTAAAATTCGAACGCTTTGGCAGAGACCGTAAAAAAGTGAGTGTTTACCCTGAAGCTAAAGAAGCATAA
- a CDS encoding Spo0B domain-containing protein, which produces MEEKETVRLLQKYRHDLMNRLQIVSGYLSMERTDKAKQQLDEVLQYYEEERKLMRLNADTFMIWVLQFQDEYPSFALTYHVDLLETAEKSIDEQELLFTCETLLAVLTEAAEAFRVYDLFLHVVERTNDWSIRMNIKDLAVENAPAIEKRYGISVTIEKEQTSFEWNIAKEERGE; this is translated from the coding sequence ATGGAGGAAAAGGAAACCGTTCGTTTACTACAAAAATACCGGCATGATTTAATGAACCGATTACAAATTGTTTCCGGTTATTTGAGTATGGAAAGAACAGATAAAGCGAAACAGCAATTAGACGAAGTGCTTCAGTATTATGAAGAGGAACGGAAACTGATGCGGTTGAATGCAGATACATTTATGATTTGGGTTTTACAATTTCAGGATGAATATCCTTCTTTCGCACTTACATACCATGTAGATTTGCTGGAAACTGCTGAAAAATCAATTGATGAGCAAGAACTTCTCTTCACTTGTGAAACACTTTTAGCTGTTTTAACAGAGGCTGCAGAAGCATTTCGTGTGTATGATCTCTTTCTCCACGTAGTTGAAAGAACAAACGATTGGAGCATTCGAATGAACATAAAAGATTTGGCAGTTGAAAATGCACCAGCAATAGAAAAGCGATATGGCATTTCTGTCACAATAGAAAAAGAACAAACAAGCTTTGAATGGAATATTGCAAAAGAAGAAAGAGGTGAATAG